A single genomic interval of uncultured Pseudodesulfovibrio sp. harbors:
- a CDS encoding Lrp/AsnC family transcriptional regulator, producing MNNRKIDELDLKILKILQEDGKVSNAEIARKVGKAPSAVLERVRKLRKNGVIKGYECIVDHKILGRGLTAFTAIRVEEGVGATEVGEKLAQLPEVLEVHYTAGRDSYLVKVRVEDTEALQAVLAKFGTIAAVRDTNSTIVLTTVKESRIIPLPFSEDQD from the coding sequence ATGAATAACAGAAAGATTGACGAATTAGATCTTAAAATCCTGAAGATACTTCAGGAGGACGGCAAAGTCTCCAATGCTGAAATCGCACGAAAGGTCGGCAAGGCTCCGTCCGCCGTTCTTGAACGGGTGCGTAAGCTGCGGAAAAACGGCGTCATCAAGGGCTATGAATGCATCGTTGACCACAAGATTCTTGGACGCGGGCTGACTGCGTTCACTGCCATTCGCGTGGAAGAAGGTGTCGGGGCAACCGAAGTCGGGGAAAAACTCGCTCAGTTGCCGGAAGTCCTTGAGGTGCATTACACCGCCGGACGTGATTCCTACCTGGTCAAGGTCCGTGTTGAGGACACAGAGGCGCTTCAGGCGGTTCTGGCCAAGTTCGGAACCATTGCTGCGGTACGGGATACCAATTCAACCATCGTGCTGACCACGGTCAAGGAGTCGCGCATCATTCCGCTTCCGTTTTCTGAAGACCAAGATTAA
- the yjgA gene encoding ribosome biogenesis factor YjgA — translation MAKKQKRDLYRPEEFDEVEEGPSRSQLKREMHALQQLGANLAALGDKVIKEAGLPADVEKALLLIKKLTKHEARRRHMQYVGKLMRTFDTTHVSEIVEAAKAGHTIKTAEFHRLEKVREQLIDGDDTLLQELFDTYPDQGQRLRQLVLGARREKAKGKPPKDSRALFKLLRQLPPPAEN, via the coding sequence ATGGCAAAAAAACAAAAACGCGATCTCTATCGTCCCGAAGAATTCGACGAAGTCGAGGAAGGCCCGAGCCGCTCACAGCTCAAGCGCGAAATGCATGCGCTCCAGCAACTCGGCGCGAACCTCGCAGCCCTCGGGGACAAGGTCATCAAGGAAGCAGGTCTTCCGGCGGATGTGGAAAAGGCCCTGCTGCTCATCAAGAAACTCACCAAGCATGAAGCGCGGCGACGCCACATGCAGTATGTGGGCAAACTGATGCGTACTTTCGACACCACTCATGTCAGTGAAATCGTTGAAGCAGCCAAGGCAGGGCATACCATCAAGACCGCCGAGTTTCACCGTCTCGAAAAAGTCCGGGAGCAACTGATCGACGGAGACGACACACTCCTACAGGAACTTTTCGACACATACCCGGACCAAGGCCAGCGACTGCGCCAGCTCGTTCTCGGCGCACGGCGGGAAAAAGCCAAAGGGAAACCGCCAAAGGACTCCCGCGCCCTGTTCAAGCTTCTCCGCCAGCTTCCTCCGCCAGCGGAAAATTGA
- a CDS encoding ABC transporter permease produces the protein MAHQTPPSPHLDANVNATVAGDTLRLSIQGHLDAPGTTHVWDRAVATIRQGGFRHAEADCSHIEYMDGAGVALLLKLREEAHHSGASFELHNLRDDYKQLVELTWDRDYPDWEDLAKDRRGLTEALGAATGEVLNGIREMIAFTGEATTIICETIRHPGKVRWKDVLLSCLAVGVDSLFIIVLIGFLMGLIMSFQSAITLQRFGGEIFVPNMLGLVMFREMGPLVTAILLAARSGSAFAAEIGTMKINEELDALTTMGLSPMRFLVVPKLLSSLTMVPLMIIFFNFASLIGGAVVMLSMGFPLVTFTSRVFTYLNFAGFFSGMLKGLVFAVLVAGVGCLRGMQTRSGASAVGMSTTSAVVSGIVMIAFADGIFAVIYYYLGI, from the coding sequence TTGGCGCATCAGACACCACCTTCTCCCCACCTCGACGCAAACGTTAATGCGACGGTTGCCGGCGATACCCTGCGTCTGAGCATTCAAGGACACCTGGATGCCCCCGGAACCACACATGTCTGGGACCGGGCTGTGGCGACGATACGCCAAGGGGGATTCCGGCATGCCGAGGCCGACTGTTCCCACATCGAATACATGGACGGTGCCGGTGTCGCCCTGCTGCTCAAACTGCGGGAAGAAGCGCATCATTCCGGTGCATCGTTTGAACTGCACAATCTTCGCGACGACTACAAGCAGCTCGTGGAACTGACGTGGGATCGGGATTACCCGGACTGGGAAGATCTGGCCAAGGACCGCCGGGGACTGACCGAAGCTCTCGGTGCCGCCACAGGTGAAGTGCTGAACGGCATCCGCGAAATGATCGCCTTCACGGGAGAGGCGACCACCATCATCTGCGAAACCATCCGACACCCGGGCAAGGTGCGATGGAAGGATGTCCTGCTCTCCTGCCTCGCCGTGGGCGTGGATTCCCTGTTCATCATCGTGCTCATCGGATTCCTGATGGGTCTCATTATGTCGTTTCAGTCAGCCATCACACTACAACGCTTCGGCGGAGAAATTTTCGTGCCCAACATGCTCGGACTGGTCATGTTCCGGGAAATGGGGCCGCTCGTCACGGCAATCCTGCTGGCTGCCCGCTCCGGGTCGGCCTTTGCTGCCGAAATCGGCACCATGAAGATCAACGAGGAACTGGACGCACTGACCACCATGGGGCTTTCCCCCATGCGCTTTCTCGTCGTACCCAAACTCCTGTCTTCCCTGACCATGGTCCCGCTGATGATTATCTTCTTCAACTTTGCCAGCCTGATCGGCGGTGCGGTCGTTATGCTCTCCATGGGATTCCCGCTCGTCACCTTCACTTCACGGGTTTTCACCTACCTGAATTTCGCCGGTTTTTTCAGCGGCATGCTCAAGGGGCTGGTTTTTGCCGTCCTCGTGGCCGGAGTCGGCTGCCTGCGAGGAATGCAAACCCGCAGCGGTGCTAGCGCAGTCGGCATGTCCACGACAAGCGCGGTGGTTTCCGGTATCGTCATGATCGCCTTTGCCGATGGCATTTTCGCCGTAATCTATTACTACCTCGGCATATAG
- a CDS encoding TetR/AcrR family transcriptional regulator, producing MPQARKTFENLPNEKRERVLAEATREFADHGYHQASVNRIVGRLGIAKGSLFKYFGNKEKLFEYLFGHAVSQFKKPLKEIRDTSDCNFFERIEKSFLASGAFIDAHPYIYRIYLKMLFQENFPLREKFLGEIRKAHAKYLRQLVMDGVKTGQLRDDLDIETTVFNLHSVLDRFLQSHAVPSLDAGIEPAGLTLETKARAVTDLLRNGLSTSS from the coding sequence ATGCCGCAAGCCCGAAAAACATTTGAAAATCTTCCCAACGAAAAACGCGAACGCGTATTGGCCGAAGCGACACGCGAATTCGCAGATCACGGCTACCATCAGGCGAGCGTCAACCGCATCGTGGGCCGTCTGGGGATCGCCAAAGGGTCGCTGTTCAAATATTTCGGCAACAAGGAAAAACTGTTCGAATATCTTTTCGGACATGCGGTTTCGCAGTTCAAGAAACCACTCAAGGAAATCCGCGACACGTCCGACTGTAACTTTTTCGAACGCATCGAAAAAAGCTTTCTGGCAAGCGGAGCCTTCATTGACGCACATCCGTACATTTACCGAATATACCTTAAAATGCTTTTTCAGGAAAACTTTCCGCTCCGGGAAAAATTTCTCGGTGAAATCCGCAAGGCTCACGCCAAGTATCTTCGACAACTCGTCATGGACGGCGTGAAAACAGGCCAGCTTCGAGACGACCTTGATATCGAAACAACAGTTTTCAACCTTCATTCGGTTCTGGACCGATTCCTTCAAAGCCACGCCGTCCCCTCACTTGACGCAGGCATCGAACCGGCAGGACTGACACTTGAAACCAAAGCCCGCGCCGTGACGGACCTTCTCCGAAACGGCCTGAGCACTTCATCCTGA
- a CDS encoding GNAT family N-acetyltransferase, which translates to MTELTIRMVEHDDLTACHTIEVRSFPPCEAAWTTSLENRINHYPEGFLVAEYEGEVIGQVNSGSTSKDDISDEEFKQLIGHDPEGENIVIFSLSVLPEYRKKGIGGRLLNSFVKQAHDMGKSKVMLLCKEDLIPYYASHGFQDCGVSESTHGGAQWHTMELPL; encoded by the coding sequence ATGACAGAACTCACAATCCGCATGGTCGAGCATGACGACCTCACCGCCTGCCATACCATCGAAGTCCGCAGCTTTCCGCCCTGCGAGGCAGCTTGGACAACATCTCTTGAAAACCGCATCAACCATTACCCGGAAGGCTTCCTTGTCGCCGAATACGAAGGGGAAGTCATCGGGCAGGTGAACAGCGGTTCCACGAGCAAAGACGATATTTCAGACGAAGAATTCAAGCAGCTCATCGGACACGATCCCGAAGGTGAGAACATCGTCATCTTCTCGCTCTCGGTCCTGCCGGAATACAGGAAGAAAGGCATCGGCGGCAGACTGCTCAACAGTTTCGTCAAGCAGGCACACGACATGGGAAAAAGCAAGGTCATGCTCCTGTGCAAGGAGGATCTCATCCCCTATTACGCCAGCCACGGCTTTCAGGACTGCGGAGTCTCCGAGTCCACACACGGCGGAGCACAGTGGCACACCATGGAGTTGCCGCTTTAG
- a CDS encoding proline dehydrogenase family protein — MTTEISSLDPKIISRGREFFASISGESPSVFNKGWWTGKVMDWSMKNEDFKVQMFRFVDVLPYLNTSESLSRHIEEYFAGEDSNIPDVLKWGATKTKIGGGLVAKVLNKTIRSNIESMARQFIIGQVSKEAVKGIKKLRKDGFAFVLDLLGEATVSEVESAAYRDGYLEVLDAIEKEYGKWKPLDGGSGDLDWGHAPKVNVAVKPSAFYSQSKSVDLDGTAEGMMASIEPVYKKVMSMGGFMCIDMEALKYKDATVELFKRLRTKYPEYPHLGIVFQAYLRSVDDDVRGLLDWAREKDLPISIRLVKGAYWDYETVLAKQNAWPVPVWTHKPESDMAFERVSKMILENNDICHFACASHNIRSISAVQEIATELKVPEEKYEFQVLYGMAEPVRKGLKNVAKRVRLYCPYGDLLPGMAYLVRRLLENTANESFLKQTFADEADMDRLLENPEATLRRQLEDKCQKPEPKEGLPRFNNFPAVDFTLEAERKAFPASIAKVRENLGRKIPLYINGREVETSDTLDSYNPAKPEEIIGTVCQAGVGDVDRAIEAASDAYLSWRDVAPEERANILLKASQYLKDNIHDLSALQVLEVGKQWDQAHADVAEAIDFLEYYAREMIRLGKPRRMGHAPGEMSHLFYQGKGVAAVIAPWNFPLAISVGMVSAAIVSGCPVVYKPAGLSSCVGNGLTEMWKAAGLPDGVFNYIPGRGSIMGDYLVDHPQVSVIAFTGSMEVGLRIQERAAKLQPGQRQCKRVIAEMGGKNATIIDDDADLDEAVLGVLYAAFGFQGQKCSACSRVIVLDSIYDRFVERLTEAAESVKLGPSENPANYMGPVVDKGAQENVLRYVRIAEEEGNVLVKREVSDDLKATGGCYVPLTIVDGITSDHRIAQEEVFGPVLSVMRAADMDEALDIANSTKFALTGAIYSRSPRNLERAYNEFRVGNLYLNKPSVGALVERHAFGGFQMSGVGSKSGGPDYLLQFMDPRLVCENTMRRGFAPIEEDDDWLS, encoded by the coding sequence ATGACTACTGAAATCTCCTCTCTGGACCCGAAGATCATTTCTCGGGGCAGGGAGTTTTTCGCTTCCATATCCGGCGAGTCCCCATCAGTGTTCAACAAAGGCTGGTGGACCGGCAAGGTCATGGACTGGTCCATGAAAAACGAGGACTTCAAAGTCCAGATGTTTCGGTTTGTCGATGTTCTTCCTTATCTGAACACCTCGGAATCTCTGTCTCGTCATATTGAGGAGTATTTCGCCGGGGAGGATTCCAATATCCCCGACGTACTCAAGTGGGGAGCGACCAAGACCAAGATCGGCGGCGGGCTTGTGGCCAAGGTGCTCAACAAGACCATTCGTTCCAACATCGAATCCATGGCCCGTCAGTTCATCATCGGTCAGGTCTCCAAGGAAGCGGTCAAGGGCATCAAGAAGCTTCGCAAGGACGGATTTGCATTCGTGCTTGATCTGCTCGGTGAAGCCACGGTCAGTGAAGTGGAATCCGCTGCCTATCGTGACGGCTATCTTGAAGTGCTTGACGCCATTGAAAAGGAATATGGCAAGTGGAAACCGCTGGACGGCGGTTCCGGTGACCTCGACTGGGGACATGCGCCCAAGGTGAATGTCGCGGTGAAGCCTTCGGCCTTTTACTCCCAGTCCAAGTCGGTCGATCTGGATGGCACGGCAGAAGGCATGATGGCGAGCATCGAGCCTGTCTACAAGAAAGTCATGTCCATGGGCGGTTTCATGTGCATCGACATGGAGGCCTTGAAATACAAGGACGCCACGGTCGAACTGTTCAAGCGGTTGCGTACCAAATATCCAGAATATCCGCATCTCGGAATTGTGTTTCAGGCGTACTTGCGGTCCGTTGACGACGATGTGCGTGGCCTGCTCGACTGGGCGCGTGAAAAGGATCTGCCCATTTCCATTCGTCTGGTCAAGGGAGCTTACTGGGATTACGAGACCGTCCTTGCCAAGCAGAACGCATGGCCCGTGCCGGTCTGGACGCACAAGCCGGAATCGGACATGGCCTTTGAGCGTGTGTCCAAGATGATTCTTGAAAACAACGACATCTGCCATTTCGCCTGCGCGTCACATAATATCCGTTCTATTTCCGCAGTTCAGGAAATTGCCACTGAACTGAAGGTGCCTGAGGAAAAGTATGAATTCCAGGTGCTCTACGGCATGGCTGAACCCGTTCGCAAAGGGCTCAAGAATGTAGCCAAACGTGTCCGGCTATACTGCCCCTATGGTGATCTGCTGCCGGGTATGGCGTATCTCGTGCGCCGGTTGCTTGAAAACACGGCCAACGAGTCCTTCCTCAAGCAGACTTTTGCTGACGAGGCGGACATGGACCGGCTGCTTGAAAATCCGGAAGCGACACTGCGCCGTCAGCTTGAAGACAAATGTCAGAAGCCTGAACCGAAAGAGGGATTGCCCCGGTTCAACAATTTCCCGGCTGTGGATTTCACCCTTGAAGCCGAGCGCAAGGCATTCCCGGCATCCATTGCAAAGGTCCGTGAGAATCTTGGCCGCAAAATCCCGCTCTACATCAATGGGCGCGAAGTGGAAACGAGCGACACCCTCGATTCTTACAACCCGGCCAAGCCTGAAGAGATCATCGGCACAGTCTGTCAGGCCGGTGTTGGGGACGTTGACCGTGCCATCGAGGCCGCGTCAGATGCCTACCTGAGCTGGCGTGACGTTGCCCCGGAAGAGCGTGCCAATATTCTTCTCAAGGCTTCGCAGTATCTCAAGGACAATATCCACGATTTGTCCGCGCTTCAGGTTCTTGAAGTCGGCAAGCAGTGGGATCAGGCCCATGCCGATGTGGCCGAGGCTATCGATTTCCTCGAATATTACGCCCGCGAGATGATCCGTCTGGGCAAGCCCCGCCGCATGGGACATGCTCCCGGCGAAATGAGCCACCTCTTTTATCAGGGCAAGGGGGTCGCTGCGGTTATCGCGCCGTGGAACTTCCCGCTCGCCATCTCCGTGGGCATGGTTTCCGCCGCGATCGTTTCCGGCTGCCCCGTGGTGTACAAGCCCGCCGGTCTTTCTTCCTGTGTCGGCAACGGATTGACTGAAATGTGGAAGGCCGCGGGTCTGCCTGACGGTGTGTTCAACTACATCCCGGGCCGTGGTTCGATCATGGGTGACTACCTTGTGGATCATCCGCAGGTCTCGGTTATCGCGTTTACCGGGTCCATGGAAGTCGGCCTGCGTATTCAGGAGCGTGCGGCCAAGTTGCAGCCCGGTCAGCGTCAGTGCAAGCGGGTCATTGCGGAAATGGGTGGCAAGAACGCCACTATTATCGACGATGATGCCGATCTTGACGAGGCCGTGCTCGGCGTATTGTATGCCGCTTTCGGCTTTCAAGGGCAGAAGTGTTCAGCATGCTCCCGCGTCATTGTTCTTGATTCCATCTATGACAGGTTTGTCGAGCGTTTGACCGAGGCCGCCGAGTCGGTCAAGCTCGGACCTTCCGAAAATCCTGCCAATTACATGGGGCCGGTCGTGGACAAGGGGGCACAGGAAAACGTGCTTCGTTACGTCAGGATTGCCGAAGAAGAAGGCAATGTACTCGTCAAGCGTGAGGTCTCTGATGATCTCAAGGCTACCGGCGGTTGCTACGTGCCGCTGACTATTGTTGACGGCATTACCAGCGATCATCGCATTGCACAGGAAGAGGTCTTCGGGCCTGTTCTGTCCGTCATGCGCGCTGCCGACATGGATGAAGCGCTTGATATCGCCAACTCCACCAAGTTCGCTCTTACAGGTGCCATTTATTCCCGCAGTCCGCGTAATCTGGAACGGGCATACAACGAGTTCCGCGTCGGCAACCTCTACCTGAACAAACCGTCTGTCGGCGCGCTTGTCGAGCGTCACGCATTCGGTGGATTCCAGATGTCCGGTGTCGGCTCGAAATCCGGTGGCCCTGATTATCTGCTCCAGTTCATGGACCCCCGTCTGGTCTGTGAGAACACCATGCGTCGTGGCTTTGCCCCCATCGAAGAAGATGATGACTGGCTGAGCTAG
- a CDS encoding 1,4-dihydroxy-6-naphthoate synthase, translated as MPNTITLGYSPCPNDTYIFHGLASGVVSAPAKLEITLADVEELNAMASNGRFDVVKVSVAAAAGILDDYVLLRAGGAMGYGAGPVLVAGEACDLASLDGKAVAIPGRKTTANLIFGLCCREAGINVELKEMVFDEVMPAVASGEVAAGVVIHEGRFTFREQGMVRVLDLGAWWEKHTGLPIPLGAIAVRRSLGEDFARSMNEAIRQSLLHARGDFDGPWEYIRQHAQELDDAVIREHIDTFVTDYSLDVGEAGVGAVKRLLGEAGWSGNDVFVEL; from the coding sequence ATGCCTAATACGATTACTCTCGGCTATTCGCCTTGTCCGAACGATACATACATTTTTCATGGGCTGGCTTCCGGTGTCGTTTCCGCCCCGGCAAAGTTGGAAATTACGCTTGCAGATGTGGAAGAATTGAACGCCATGGCGAGCAATGGGCGTTTTGATGTCGTCAAGGTTTCCGTGGCCGCTGCTGCCGGGATTCTGGATGATTACGTTCTGCTGCGCGCAGGCGGTGCCATGGGGTATGGTGCGGGGCCGGTGCTTGTTGCCGGGGAAGCGTGCGACTTGGCGTCCCTTGATGGAAAGGCGGTCGCTATTCCGGGACGGAAAACCACGGCCAATCTCATTTTCGGCCTGTGCTGCCGCGAGGCCGGTATCAATGTCGAGTTGAAGGAAATGGTGTTTGACGAAGTCATGCCTGCGGTCGCGTCCGGAGAGGTCGCTGCCGGAGTCGTCATTCATGAAGGCCGTTTTACCTTTCGGGAGCAGGGCATGGTCCGCGTGCTTGATCTGGGGGCGTGGTGGGAGAAGCACACCGGGTTGCCTATCCCGCTCGGTGCCATCGCAGTCAGGCGATCCCTTGGGGAAGATTTTGCGCGTTCAATGAATGAGGCCATTCGTCAAAGCCTGCTTCATGCGCGTGGAGATTTTGATGGTCCATGGGAGTACATCCGGCAGCACGCGCAGGAATTGGATGATGCGGTCATTCGTGAACATATTGATACGTTCGTGACCGACTATAGCCTTGACGTCGGAGAAGCCGGAGTCGGGGCCGTCAAGCGGTTGCTCGGCGAGGCCGGATGGTCCGGGAACGATGTCTTTGTAGAACTGTAG
- a CDS encoding MlaD family protein, whose translation MIRKHDYFKLGLFVIIGTCMLAAVIIVLGAGRYFTTTYTIETYFDESINGLEIGSPVKLRGVQIGRVANIDFVGNHYKNIHENGQRYVYVTCDINQDLFKEFDNDNFKEEIGKEVKRGLRVLPTTLGLTGQLFLNLVYAGPENDKTLKVDWTPDYAYIPSEPSTMSRIEKAITTISKTVGSIKQEDIEGIIKDVKSIVGSIDNFMKTEGGQEAGNRILGILEETKKALARTNDLLADPAAESLIPETAGAIAGINRIVTESGDDIIGAAKEARGAIASFKTAADVLAKNLGDPRMDKAMSDLAPTLENITRASHDMSAAIAKVHALANRLNAVVASEESNIHSILEDTREVMQNIKELSGDAKRYPSGVFFGKPPSQAQPESN comes from the coding sequence ATGATACGAAAACACGACTATTTCAAACTGGGCCTCTTCGTGATCATCGGCACCTGCATGCTCGCGGCGGTCATCATAGTGCTTGGCGCGGGACGCTATTTCACAACGACATACACTATCGAAACCTACTTCGACGAATCCATCAACGGGCTTGAGATCGGCTCGCCGGTCAAACTGCGAGGGGTTCAGATCGGGCGTGTCGCAAACATCGACTTCGTCGGCAATCACTACAAAAACATTCATGAAAACGGTCAACGGTATGTCTATGTCACATGTGACATCAATCAAGACCTTTTCAAGGAATTCGATAATGACAACTTCAAAGAGGAGATAGGCAAGGAAGTAAAACGAGGCCTTCGGGTTCTGCCCACCACCCTCGGCCTGACCGGCCAGCTTTTCCTGAACCTCGTTTATGCAGGCCCGGAAAACGACAAGACACTCAAAGTGGACTGGACACCGGATTACGCCTACATCCCCTCGGAACCGAGCACCATGAGTCGCATCGAAAAAGCCATCACGACCATCAGTAAAACCGTCGGCAGCATCAAGCAGGAAGATATCGAGGGCATCATCAAGGATGTGAAATCCATTGTAGGCAGCATCGACAATTTCATGAAGACAGAAGGCGGACAAGAGGCGGGCAACCGGATTCTGGGCATACTTGAAGAGACGAAAAAGGCACTGGCCCGAACCAATGATCTTCTTGCCGACCCGGCTGCCGAATCACTCATTCCGGAAACAGCCGGAGCCATCGCGGGCATCAACAGAATCGTCACTGAATCAGGTGACGACATCATCGGGGCCGCGAAAGAAGCACGGGGTGCCATCGCCAGCTTCAAGACAGCCGCCGACGTTCTGGCCAAGAATCTGGGCGATCCGCGCATGGACAAGGCCATGTCCGATCTGGCTCCCACACTGGAGAACATCACCCGCGCATCGCACGACATGTCAGCAGCCATCGCCAAGGTACACGCCCTCGCCAACCGCCTCAACGCGGTCGTCGCAAGCGAGGAATCCAATATCCACAGCATCCTTGAAGACACTCGCGAAGTCATGCAGAATATCAAGGAACTCAGCGGAGACGCCAAGCGATACCCGTCCGGCGTATTCTTCGGCAAACCGCCAAGTCAGGCCCAACCGGAAAGCAACTAA
- a CDS encoding ATP-binding cassette domain-containing protein produces MNEAQPVIKVRNLTCGYDDTVVVDDVSFDVMPGEVFIILGGSGCGKSTLLKNMIGLYEPMAGQVFFDDDELTNAQGDQRDRIIRKFGVMYQMGALFGSMSLLQNVMLPLEEFTDLPHEAMTMIAKSKLAMVNLENAMYKLPAALSGGMKKRAAIARAMALDPQILFLDEPGAGLDPISSAELDELILKLSKTLGITFVIVTHELDSIYKTADRVIMLDKDVKKIVAEGDPKVLRDTSDDVFVKRFFHRMPSLKPTDTTEHPVTKQGT; encoded by the coding sequence ATGAATGAAGCCCAGCCGGTCATAAAAGTACGCAACCTCACCTGCGGGTATGACGACACAGTTGTTGTCGATGACGTCAGTTTCGACGTCATGCCGGGTGAGGTGTTCATCATTCTCGGCGGATCTGGCTGCGGCAAAAGCACCCTGCTCAAAAACATGATCGGCCTGTACGAGCCCATGGCGGGACAGGTCTTTTTCGACGACGACGAACTCACCAACGCTCAGGGGGACCAACGGGACCGGATCATCCGAAAATTCGGCGTAATGTACCAGATGGGCGCTCTCTTCGGTTCCATGTCGCTCCTCCAGAACGTCATGCTTCCGCTTGAAGAATTCACCGACCTCCCGCATGAAGCCATGACCATGATCGCCAAATCGAAACTCGCCATGGTCAATCTGGAAAACGCCATGTACAAACTGCCTGCGGCCCTAAGCGGCGGCATGAAGAAGCGTGCTGCCATCGCCCGTGCCATGGCGCTTGATCCACAGATACTTTTCCTCGACGAACCGGGAGCGGGACTGGACCCCATTTCCTCTGCCGAACTGGATGAACTCATCCTCAAACTCTCGAAGACACTGGGCATTACGTTCGTCATCGTCACCCATGAACTTGACAGCATCTATAAAACGGCAGACCGGGTCATCATGCTCGACAAGGATGTGAAAAAGATCGTCGCCGAAGGCGATCCCAAAGTGCTTCGCGACACTTCGGACGATGTTTTCGTCAAACGGTTCTTTCACCGTATGCCATCGCTGAAGCCCACGGACACAACCGAACATCCCGTCACGAAACAAGGAACATGA
- a CDS encoding ABC-type transport auxiliary lipoprotein family protein: MKKVQLIIFMLTVALAATACVKLGGKPIDKKFYRISPVRDETATPPASDIVLKVRRMSTSDLYNSRELIYQMADGRIESDFYNMYFVAPGNMLTSELRKWLSASGQFSNIIEPGSMVVPTYTLEGTVNALYGDYSGETPAAVVKLQIFIVDESTAENDIVFSKDYSRREPLAEPDPQALVIAMTKAVQDIYSELEHDLAHAGLKDK; the protein is encoded by the coding sequence ATGAAAAAAGTCCAACTCATCATATTCATGCTGACAGTGGCCCTTGCCGCCACAGCCTGCGTCAAGCTCGGCGGCAAGCCCATCGACAAGAAATTCTACCGAATCTCCCCGGTACGCGACGAGACGGCCACTCCGCCTGCGAGCGATATCGTACTCAAGGTGCGCCGCATGTCGACTTCCGACCTGTACAACTCCCGAGAACTCATCTACCAGATGGCGGACGGGCGCATTGAATCGGACTTCTACAACATGTACTTCGTCGCTCCCGGCAACATGCTGACCTCGGAGCTGAGAAAATGGCTCAGTGCATCGGGCCAGTTCTCGAATATCATCGAACCGGGCAGCATGGTCGTACCGACCTATACGCTTGAGGGCACGGTCAACGCCCTGTATGGAGACTACTCCGGCGAGACGCCCGCCGCTGTAGTGAAACTGCAAATATTCATTGTAGATGAATCCACAGCGGAAAACGACATAGTCTTCTCCAAGGACTACTCCCGCCGGGAACCCTTGGCCGAACCTGATCCGCAGGCACTGGTCATAGCCATGACCAAAGCGGTTCAGGATATCTACTCAGAACTCGAACATGATCTGGCCCATGCCGGACTGAAAGACAAATAA
- a CDS encoding DMT family transporter yields MTTQGKSKAFFALWAAVTLWASSFVVLKIAFTHFDPMVVIFGRMITASICFLLVFKKLRRIDYKPGDWKLLVFMGVCEPGFYFVFEALALTYTEASQAGMICALLPLMVAVVARFVLGEHVTRRTLSGFIIAMAGAVILSLAAEATATAPDPLLGNFLEFMAMVCAVGYMVTLKKLSNRYSPWFLTMVQAFVGSLFYFPLLFLPSTTLPTTFSIPGVASILYLGVFITLGAYGLYNYGMTKIPANQASAFVNLIPVITLILGWLFLNERLNWIQYAASAIVLAGVYISQDKKAAG; encoded by the coding sequence GTGACAACACAAGGCAAAAGCAAGGCGTTTTTCGCACTCTGGGCAGCCGTTACTCTCTGGGCCAGCTCATTCGTCGTCCTCAAAATCGCATTCACCCATTTCGACCCTATGGTCGTAATATTCGGACGCATGATAACCGCCTCAATCTGCTTCCTGCTCGTCTTCAAGAAACTGCGCCGCATCGATTACAAGCCAGGCGACTGGAAACTGCTCGTCTTCATGGGCGTCTGTGAACCGGGCTTCTACTTTGTATTCGAGGCCCTCGCTCTCACATACACAGAAGCCTCGCAGGCCGGAATGATCTGTGCCCTGCTGCCGCTCATGGTTGCGGTGGTTGCCCGCTTTGTCCTTGGAGAACATGTCACACGACGCACCCTGTCCGGCTTCATTATCGCCATGGCCGGTGCCGTGATCCTTTCACTGGCCGCCGAAGCGACCGCCACTGCCCCAGATCCACTTCTCGGCAACTTTCTCGAATTCATGGCCATGGTCTGTGCCGTGGGCTACATGGTCACCCTCAAGAAACTCAGCAACCGATACAGCCCGTGGTTCCTCACCATGGTGCAGGCCTTTGTCGGGTCACTCTTCTATTTCCCGCTCCTCTTCCTGCCCTCGACAACACTCCCCACGACATTCAGCATTCCGGGCGTGGCATCCATACTCTACCTCGGCGTATTCATCACGCTCGGAGCCTATGGACTCTATAACTACGGCATGACCAAAATCCCGGCCAATCAGGCGTCGGCCTTCGTGAACCTCATTCCGGTCATCACCCTGATACTGGGCTGGCTGTTCCTCAACGAACGTCTCAACTGGATTCAGTACGCGGCCTCGGCCATCGTCCTCGCCGGAGTGTACATCAGCCAGGACAAAAAAGCTGCCGGATAG